A window of Flammeovirga kamogawensis genomic DNA:
TTATAATAAGATCCTAAATGGAGTTGTGTTGGGGAAGGTCAGAGAGACCTTATTAATCCCTCTGACTTTATTGTAAAGTGATAGACAAACACTTTACGGTTATACCCGCCATATATCTTAATTGAAGTATTTAATGTTTTTCTTTCATTAATTACTGTTTTTTCATTTTCATACTATAGAATACACCTCATAAATTGAGAGCTAGGTGTTTTTGTTAAATAATTCGTATTGCCCTAATTATATCTTATATGATAAGATAAGGCTTGTTTTTTCATTTTTACTGTACTGCAATTGTACAAATGAAAAATTAATTTTACAAATATTAATCAAAAGCTAAAAATGTGTGAAATTGTACTATTTTAATGTAAATAAGTAGATTGTGATTCAAGCTATTTCAATCGGTTACGGAGTAATTTAAACCTGTTTTTCGATAGATTTTTTTATTGCAATCGGTTGCAAATACATCGAGAATAAACTTGTAAATGTTCCTTTTACGCTTTAATATTGTACAATTCTATTTTTTAATGAAATGAAAAAAAATCACTTTTTTTTCGAAACCTAATTTAATCAATCCAAAACTAACAATTATGACAATTTTCAAGTGGTCAATTCTATTGATTATTCCTTTTTTATTCATCAATTGTACAAAGCAAAAGGAGCTCTCTTTACGTGTACTTCAGTTTAATATTTGGCAAGAAGGTACAATTGTTCCTAATGGATACTCTGCAATTTTAGACGAAGTTATTAATGCAAAGGCAGATCTTATAGCACTAAGTGAAGTAAGAAACTATAAACAAAAGTCTTTAGCAAAACGTCTAGTAAGAGACCTAAAAGAAAGAGGGTTTACATTTTATTCTGATAGTAGTCAGGATTCTGGGATCTTATCAAAATATCCAATTGTAAAACAAGAAGCTTTTTATCCAGTAATTGATGATAGAGGCTCTGTAACTAAGGCTGTTATTAAAATAGGGGATAAAGAAGTAGCCTTTTATTCTGCACATTTAGATTATAGAAATTGTGCTATATATTTACCAAGAGGATACGATGGAAGTACCTGGAAGCCTTTAGACGCGCCGATCACAGATATTAATTTGTTACTAGCCGATAACTTAAAATCTAAACGTATTGAAGCTATTAAAAATGTGATAGCAGATGCTAAGCTAGAGGAAGAGCTAGGGAGGATTGTACTACTAGCAGGAGATTTTAACGAGGCATCTCACAGAGACTGGATAAAAGAGAATAAAGATTTATATGAACACAACGGGGTAGTTATTCCTTGGACATCAACAACAATGTTAGAAGAAGATAACTTTATTGATGCTTATCGTGAAATATATCCAAACCCAATAACACATCCTGGGTTTACTTTTCCATGTTATAATGTCGATCTACCAGTTGAAAGGGTAGTATGGGCACCAAAATCAGATGAAAGAGATAGAATTGATTTTATTTTTTACAAGCCCAATTCATCAATTTCTCTAAAAGACATTTTTATAATAGGACCTAAACAGTCTGTAGCATACAGTAAGGTAATTGACGAAACCTCTGAAGATGTATTTCAAACACCATTAGGAGTATGGCCAACAGATCATAAAGCTGTTTTAGGTGAGTTTATTTTAAAGTTATAAACCTAAAAAGCCTACCTCAAATAAAGAGGTAGGCTTAAGTTAGTAAGAGGGTTTAGCTAATAGCTGATGTCAAAAACGAATGAAATATAATCTGTATTTATTAAAACAATTTAGTAACCTATATTCTGATTTAAGTTAGGGTTTGCAGCAACCTGAGTAGGGGGAATAGGAAATAGTAACCTATGCGTTCCATCACTTGCTTTCCCTTTACTTGGTAACCAGAAAGTATATTCATTACCATCTGCATCTGTTCTCAATTCAAATGCATCGGCATCATTTTCCATTTGTTTGTTTTGCCAAACTTCAAGATATTTTCCATGTCTGATAAGGTCTTGTCTACGTACACCTTCCCAACATAATTCCCATCCACGTTCAAGTAAAATAAAATCAACAGAAGAGCTTACTTTACCATCACTTAATAATTGATTATAGTGATCTGAAGCATTTGCAATAGGAGAAGAGCTATCAAAACGGTTACCTTCCGTTCTTAATTTATTTACCATTGCTAAAGCACCAGCATGGTCTCCTTTTCTACCAAGAGCTTCTGCATGCATTAGTAAAACATCTGCGTAACGAATTAACGGGAAGTCATTTCCAGACCATCCACCCCAAGTAACACCAATTGAACCTAAGTCTGGCTCCCATTTCATTAAACGTACACCTTGTGTTTTATTGGCATCAAAGAGTGGTAATTCTTGCTCATGCTGAATTATTTCACCAGCTTCTGTCTCGAATTCTGTATAAAATTGATCACGTCTATTATCTTGTGCATCAAAAGATTCATAACGATCAGTCATCATAGAGAAGCCATTCCATTTTGAAGGAACTCCCCATTCAACACCTTTTACTTTATGTGTTAGATAATGAACACCCCAGCTGTTACCGTGGTTTCCAAGAGGATCATCAGCAGTATAAGTAATAGAGAAAATATAATCGGTATTACTTTCCTCATTACCTAACTTGAAAGTTTCTAAGTAATCAGAATAGACAGCATAACCCATTCCTTCTAC
This region includes:
- a CDS encoding endonuclease/exonuclease/phosphatase family protein → MTIFKWSILLIIPFLFINCTKQKELSLRVLQFNIWQEGTIVPNGYSAILDEVINAKADLIALSEVRNYKQKSLAKRLVRDLKERGFTFYSDSSQDSGILSKYPIVKQEAFYPVIDDRGSVTKAVIKIGDKEVAFYSAHLDYRNCAIYLPRGYDGSTWKPLDAPITDINLLLADNLKSKRIEAIKNVIADAKLEEELGRIVLLAGDFNEASHRDWIKENKDLYEHNGVVIPWTSTTMLEEDNFIDAYREIYPNPITHPGFTFPCYNVDLPVERVVWAPKSDERDRIDFIFYKPNSSISLKDIFIIGPKQSVAYSKVIDETSEDVFQTPLGVWPTDHKAVLGEFILKL
- a CDS encoding RagB/SusD family nutrient uptake outer membrane protein, which gives rise to MLRNKLMTALAVGALFSSTSCTNLDEKLYSSVTDEYFQDPENLPSAVAPVYASLRGFYHHENYWGFSQVCSDETLVPTRGGDWYDGGKWLQLNAHTWNENHPHLPGLWNTPYTGIARANGLIESLTGFEQTEEIAQTTNEVRFLRAFYYFSLMDMFGNVPLVLTTKHNGDTPASTRPEVTQFIIDELEEIKDGLSDSPSYGRIGQGAAYALLAKIYLNAGVYLQDGTKVVDPSEAQLNKVIEYSQKVEGMGYAVYSDYLETFKLGNEESNTDYIFSITYTADDPLGNHGNSWGVHYLTHKVKGVEWGVPSKWNGFSMMTDRYESFDAQDNRRDQFYTEFETEAGEIIQHEQELPLFDANKTQGVRLMKWEPDLGSIGVTWGGWSGNDFPLIRYADVLLMHAEALGRKGDHAGALAMVNKLRTEGNRFDSSSPIANASDHYNQLLSDGKVSSSVDFILLERGWELCWEGVRRQDLIRHGKYLEVWQNKQMENDADAFELRTDADGNEYTFWLPSKGKASDGTHRLLFPIPPTQVAANPNLNQNIGY